One part of the Flavobacterium johnsoniae UW101 genome encodes these proteins:
- the mobC gene encoding conjugal transfer protein MobC, whose amino-acid sequence MQTGENEQALRKILDMTRLMGIAVLLIHFYYYCFDSFMHWNLAPDFACRILENIYRTGLLDSFHKSKLFALGLLVISLMGARGRKDEKLHFRTAFNYISLGLLLYFGSYPAILIFLDPEVCSVLYISLCSLGYLMTLSGGTLLSRIIRRKLGSADIFNKENETFPQEERLIENEYSVNLPARYHLKDKVRSSWINIINPFRGILVPGTPGSGKSYFVIRHIITQHIAKGFSMFIYDFKFDDLTVIAYNAWLKFRHLYAVEPKFYIINFDDLSRTHRCNPLDPAAMTDITDAAESARTILMGLNREWIKKQGDFFVESPINFLTAVIWYLRKYNDGEFCTLPHVIEMIQTDYESLFTILRTEKEIEVLINPFVSAFLNEAVDQLEGQIASAKISLAKLSSPQLYYVLSGSDFTLDINNPSDPKIVSMGNNPQKIQTYGAVLSLFVSRLIKQVNQKGKLKSSLIFDEFPTIYLNNIDSLIATARSNKVSTCLGIQDFSQLRKDYGREQADVIINIVGNIVCGQVSGDTAKQLSERFGKIMQDRESLSINSSDTSISRSRQLESAVPPSKISSLSSGEFVGMTADNPDCRIELKTFHCEIINDHEKIKKETDNYKEIPIIRTIDNVIIQKNYLQIKIEIQEIIHSEMERIIKSPQLSSLVLKKEK is encoded by the coding sequence ATGCAGACGGGAGAAAATGAACAGGCGCTTAGAAAAATTTTAGATATGACTAGACTGATGGGCATCGCAGTGCTGCTCATCCATTTTTATTATTACTGCTTCGATTCCTTCATGCATTGGAATCTTGCTCCGGATTTTGCCTGCAGGATACTGGAAAATATTTATCGTACGGGGCTTCTGGACAGCTTCCATAAATCTAAACTTTTTGCACTTGGACTCTTGGTTATTTCCCTTATGGGTGCCAGAGGAAGAAAAGATGAAAAGCTTCATTTTAGAACTGCTTTTAATTATATCTCATTGGGTCTCCTGCTTTACTTTGGATCCTATCCGGCTATTCTAATCTTTTTGGATCCTGAGGTCTGCTCCGTACTATATATCTCACTGTGTTCTTTGGGCTATCTGATGACACTTTCCGGGGGCACCCTGCTCTCCCGCATTATCCGCAGAAAGCTGGGTTCAGCAGATATATTCAATAAGGAAAACGAAACTTTCCCTCAGGAGGAAAGGCTTATTGAAAACGAATATTCAGTTAACCTTCCCGCCCGTTATCACCTCAAAGACAAAGTGCGCAGCAGCTGGATTAACATTATAAATCCCTTTCGAGGCATTCTGGTTCCAGGCACGCCGGGTTCGGGAAAATCATACTTTGTGATCCGCCATATAATCACCCAGCATATTGCCAAGGGCTTTTCCATGTTCATCTATGATTTCAAGTTTGACGACCTCACCGTTATCGCCTATAATGCCTGGCTGAAATTCCGTCATCTTTATGCCGTGGAGCCCAAATTTTACATCATAAATTTTGACGACCTCTCCAGAACCCACCGTTGTAATCCTCTTGATCCTGCGGCAATGACAGACATTACCGATGCTGCTGAATCTGCCCGCACAATCCTTATGGGACTCAACCGGGAGTGGATTAAAAAACAGGGCGATTTCTTTGTGGAATCCCCTATAAATTTCCTGACGGCCGTCATCTGGTACCTTCGTAAATACAACGATGGCGAGTTCTGCACCCTGCCACATGTCATTGAAATGATCCAGACCGACTATGAAAGCCTTTTCACGATTCTGAGAACAGAAAAAGAGATCGAAGTGCTTATCAATCCCTTTGTCAGCGCATTCCTGAATGAGGCAGTCGACCAGCTGGAGGGTCAGATTGCGTCGGCTAAAATCTCGCTGGCGAAACTCTCCTCTCCTCAGCTTTACTACGTGCTCTCGGGCAGTGATTTTACCCTTGACATTAATAATCCATCTGATCCAAAAATTGTTTCAATGGGGAACAATCCGCAGAAAATACAGACATACGGGGCAGTCCTTTCCCTTTTTGTCAGCCGTCTTATCAAACAGGTAAACCAGAAGGGAAAGCTTAAAAGCAGTCTCATTTTTGACGAGTTCCCCACCATCTATCTCAATAATATTGACAGTCTGATTGCAACGGCAAGAAGCAACAAAGTGAGCACCTGTCTTGGAATTCAGGACTTCAGCCAGCTTCGCAAGGACTACGGCCGCGAGCAGGCTGATGTGATCATTAATATAGTCGGAAATATTGTCTGCGGACAGGTCAGCGGAGATACGGCCAAACAGCTCTCAGAGCGTTTCGGAAAAATAATGCAGGACCGCGAAAGCTTATCAATAAACAGCAGCGACACCTCCATCAGCCGTTCCCGACAGCTGGAATCCGCAGTGCCGCCTTCGAAGATTTCTTCGCTGAGTTCGGGAGAATTTGTAGGCATGACAGCCGATAACCCGGACTGCAGAATTGAGCTTAAAACTTTTCACTGCGAGATCATCAACGACCACGAAAAAATTAAAAAAGAAACAGATAATTACAAAGAAATTCCAATCATACGGACAATTGATAATGTTATCATCCAGAAAAATTATCTTCAGATAAAAATTGAGATTCAGGAAATAATCCACAGTGAAATGGAACGGATAATCAAAAGCCCGCAGCTTTCATCACTGGTTCTCAAAAAAGAAAAATAA
- a CDS encoding DUF1810 domain-containing protein, with the protein MREIRQGSKQTHWMWFIFPQLRGLGFTDYNIFYGIENLKEASLYLNHPILGKRLVEITQAMLEIENKTALEILGRPDERKLKSCMTLFGLLPETPECFRQVLEKYYNGEQDEKTLQLIKESGS; encoded by the coding sequence CTGCGCGAGATCAGGCAGGGCAGCAAACAGACCCACTGGATGTGGTTTATTTTCCCCCAGCTAAGAGGACTGGGATTCACGGATTATAACATCTTTTACGGCATTGAAAACCTAAAAGAAGCCTCACTGTATCTAAATCACCCCATACTGGGAAAACGTCTGGTGGAAATTACCCAGGCAATGCTTGAGATAGAGAATAAAACTGCACTGGAAATTCTGGGAAGGCCAGATGAAAGAAAACTGAAATCCTGCATGACACTGTTCGGACTACTGCCTGAAACGCCTGAATGTTTCAGGCAGGTGCTTGAGAAATATTACAATGGAGAGCAGGACGAAAAGACACTGCAGCTTATAAAAGAATCCGGCAGCTAA
- a CDS encoding single-stranded DNA-binding protein has protein sequence MEISGRITKDAVTAKVSNDREVVNFSIAINDSYRPKGAEELKKIVTYIDCSYWMGSKMAQWLKKGTVVELFGRIGLNVYNNAEGKALGSLTFHTSNIKILVFPKTENSSSLPAVQKKNTDQDTPDDLPF, from the coding sequence ATGGAAATCTCCGGACGAATTACAAAAGATGCCGTAACGGCAAAAGTTTCAAATGACAGGGAGGTGGTAAATTTCTCCATTGCCATAAACGACAGCTACAGACCAAAAGGGGCTGAGGAGCTTAAAAAGATTGTAACCTACATCGACTGCTCCTATTGGATGGGTTCCAAAATGGCGCAGTGGCTTAAAAAAGGCACTGTGGTTGAACTCTTCGGGCGTATAGGTCTGAATGTCTACAATAATGCCGAGGGCAAAGCGCTCGGTTCGCTGACCTTTCACACCAGTAATATTAAAATACTGGTGTTCCCAAAAACAGAAAACAGTTCTTCTCTTCCCGCAGTTCAAAAGAAAAATACGGATCAAGACACCCCTGACGACCTGCCTTTCTAA
- a CDS encoding DUF7222 domain-containing protein, translating into MKAFEKSVYIEYPVSAQFKKIVLSNMDSYDGTKKEQLKSFLEDLQKNGCICGMISEFVYNSDCRKFYIQHLDDLENIRYEIEDSLGESVKNRHRLPHYTFVCWLCFEEYCFDIYRNSFE; encoded by the coding sequence ATGAAAGCCTTTGAAAAATCAGTTTACATAGAATATCCCGTATCCGCCCAGTTCAAAAAAATAGTCCTCTCCAATATGGATTCCTATGACGGGACAAAAAAAGAGCAGTTAAAATCTTTCTTGGAAGACCTGCAGAAAAACGGATGCATCTGCGGGATGATTTCAGAGTTTGTCTATAACTCGGACTGCAGGAAATTCTATATACAGCATTTGGATGATTTGGAAAATATCCGATATGAAATTGAAGATTCCCTTGGGGAATCTGTCAAAAACCGCCACCGTCTGCCCCATTACACCTTTGTATGCTGGCTCTGCTTTGAAGAATACTGTTTTGACATTTACAGAAACAGTTTTGAATAA
- a CDS encoding Cas9 inhibitor AcrIIA9 family protein, with the protein MKASDKFKTAIESYLSEKAQNDALFSADYKKESKNLESCFHYIFGEVKKTGECAFDNQEIFDMAVKYYTDDTIGTPAPVQCRVAVSPPAKPDLFSTATAVSQSTVQKTEIVQPVKPVQKTLTLFDL; encoded by the coding sequence ATGAAAGCATCAGATAAATTTAAAACCGCCATAGAAAGCTACCTGAGCGAAAAAGCGCAGAATGATGCCCTGTTTTCAGCGGACTATAAAAAAGAGAGCAAAAACCTTGAAAGTTGTTTCCATTACATTTTCGGCGAGGTCAAAAAAACAGGGGAATGCGCCTTTGACAATCAGGAAATCTTTGACATGGCTGTGAAGTACTATACAGACGACACGATTGGAACGCCTGCCCCTGTTCAATGCAGAGTTGCAGTAAGCCCCCCTGCCAAACCTGATTTATTCTCAACTGCCACCGCAGTATCTCAAAGCACAGTTCAAAAAACAGAAATAGTGCAACCCGTGAAGCCTGTACAGAAAACCTTAACACTCTTTGACTTATGA
- a CDS encoding PcfJ domain-containing protein codes for MIPKTVIEKEISALSTTLAPITAQMHQWAEKNIFLKWAVLSRGKFYCLECTHSWKPDSQSQSCKNYINCTACQGKLKMHQHNQVHFKEIEYFALTDTCSGYQVVRIICSHKNMKKNVLPAYSHTEVMQHWINPKGEVRTISRSTNVFSNAYDAWQYYSPLEIRPKDFQNSPKYRINPYKVYPHMKVIPLLKRNGFKTSVHGIAPQILFTALLKDPVAETLLKSSQTSLLKHYLNSHEQHLRENWQAVKTCLKHRYQIQDTKIWEDYIALLRWFKKDLSSPALVCPENLDQAHDRLVAKKRDIQRKKHLAQMRAEIQKAEPIYENDKKQFFGLSFTDNDLTVKVLNCVQDFLHEGDTLHHCVFTNEYYKKKDSLILSAQIENRPVETIEVSLSRMEIIQCRGLRNKATKYHSRILRIINKNLPEIAGRLKKRKKQTAPA; via the coding sequence ATGATACCCAAAACAGTTATAGAAAAAGAAATCAGCGCCTTAAGCACCACTCTAGCCCCAATCACAGCGCAGATGCACCAGTGGGCGGAAAAAAATATTTTCCTGAAATGGGCGGTGCTCTCAAGGGGAAAGTTCTATTGTCTGGAATGCACCCATTCGTGGAAACCCGACAGCCAAAGCCAGTCCTGCAAAAATTATATTAACTGTACCGCCTGTCAGGGGAAACTTAAAATGCATCAGCACAATCAGGTGCATTTCAAAGAAATCGAATACTTTGCCCTCACCGATACCTGCTCTGGGTATCAGGTGGTGCGCATCATCTGCTCGCACAAGAACATGAAAAAAAATGTTCTTCCTGCCTATTCCCATACCGAAGTCATGCAGCATTGGATAAATCCAAAAGGGGAAGTACGCACCATCTCAAGAAGCACCAATGTTTTTTCCAATGCCTATGATGCATGGCAGTACTATTCCCCTTTGGAAATCCGTCCAAAGGATTTTCAGAACTCGCCAAAATACCGCATCAATCCCTACAAGGTTTATCCGCATATGAAAGTGATTCCGCTTTTGAAAAGAAACGGTTTTAAAACTTCCGTACACGGCATTGCACCGCAGATACTCTTTACTGCTCTTTTAAAAGACCCCGTTGCAGAAACCCTTTTAAAAAGTTCTCAGACTTCTCTGCTGAAACATTACCTGAATTCCCATGAACAGCATCTGCGCGAAAACTGGCAGGCAGTAAAAACCTGCCTAAAACACCGTTATCAGATTCAGGACACCAAAATTTGGGAGGATTATATTGCCCTGCTCCGATGGTTTAAAAAAGACCTCAGCTCCCCTGCGCTTGTCTGCCCCGAAAATCTAGACCAGGCGCATGACAGGCTTGTTGCCAAAAAAAGGGACATTCAGCGCAAGAAACATCTTGCGCAGATGCGTGCAGAAATACAGAAAGCTGAGCCGATTTATGAAAATGATAAAAAACAATTCTTCGGACTTTCTTTTACCGATAATGACCTTACCGTAAAAGTCCTTAACTGTGTGCAGGATTTTCTCCATGAAGGCGACACGCTCCATCACTGCGTATTTACCAACGAGTATTATAAAAAGAAAGATTCCTTAATCCTTTCGGCGCAGATTGAAAACAGACCCGTGGAAACCATTGAAGTGTCCCTTTCGAGAATGGAAATTATCCAGTGCAGGGGACTTCGCAATAAAGCCACTAAATATCACAGCAGGATTCTTAGGATTATAAATAAAAACCTCCCTGAGATTGCCGGGCGGTTGAAAAAGCGCAAAAAGCAGACTGCTCCCGCTTAA
- a CDS encoding JAB domain-containing protein yields the protein MKNQHQNTDWQKVSEIELIYKTKVKSTERPCITSSRDAYRILLDSWDPGKIEFFEQFKVLLLSQSNRVLGIYEVSSGGISGTLVDMRMLFAAALKAAAVGIIITHNHPSGKTSPSEADRNMTRKIREAGKLLDIPLLDHLIVTPETYYSFADEGAL from the coding sequence ATGAAAAATCAACATCAAAACACAGACTGGCAGAAAGTATCAGAAATAGAACTGATCTATAAAACCAAAGTAAAAAGTACTGAAAGACCGTGTATCACTTCTTCCAGAGATGCTTACCGAATACTGCTCGACAGCTGGGATCCCGGAAAAATAGAATTCTTTGAGCAGTTCAAAGTGCTGCTGCTCAGCCAGTCCAACAGGGTACTGGGAATCTACGAGGTTTCCTCAGGAGGCATCTCGGGAACTCTGGTTGATATGCGCATGCTTTTCGCGGCAGCCCTGAAAGCTGCCGCCGTCGGGATCATCATCACCCACAACCATCCCTCAGGAAAAACATCACCTTCCGAGGCCGACAGAAATATGACCCGAAAAATCCGAGAAGCAGGAAAACTGCTGGATATTCCGTTGCTTGACCACCTGATTGTAACTCCCGAAACCTATTACTCTTTTGCAGATGAAGGCGCCCTTTAA
- a CDS encoding DUF6965 family protein: MNHEEIKRYFENNPPPKEVVWTQWAKITDTQVFLNSCYTTIRNFNGPVDRIK; the protein is encoded by the coding sequence ATGAATCATGAAGAAATAAAACGATATTTTGAGAACAATCCGCCGCCGAAGGAAGTTGTGTGGACCCAGTGGGCGAAGATTACCGACACTCAGGTTTTCCTCAACAGCTGTTATACCACCATTAGAAATTTTAACGGTCCTGTCGATCGCATAAAATAG
- a CDS encoding DUF3024 domain-containing protein — protein sequence MALEFENEIEIIEVMEGYLINSRPPEEVRNQVDINYKIESQSIIIFEIRPVWDNPSEKMEYNVAKATFVKTENKWKVYWFKSDMKWHTYKPNEKVNNLKEFVKIIEEDKYNCFRG from the coding sequence ATGGCGTTAGAATTTGAAAACGAAATTGAAATTATTGAAGTAATGGAAGGCTACTTAATAAATTCTCGTCCACCAGAGGAAGTTAGAAACCAAGTTGACATCAATTATAAAATAGAAAGTCAAAGCATTATTATTTTTGAAATTCGTCCCGTTTGGGACAATCCAAGCGAAAAAATGGAGTATAATGTAGCAAAAGCAACGTTTGTGAAAACCGAGAACAAATGGAAAGTATATTGGTTTAAGTCTGATATGAAATGGCATACTTACAAACCAAATGAAAAAGTAAATAACCTAAAAGAGTTTGTGAAAATTATTGAAGAAGATAAATATAATTGTTTTAGGGGTTAA
- a CDS encoding type IV toxin-antitoxin system AbiEi family antitoxin domain-containing protein: MRHKYISTQSNEILSYFNSKDMLCFDSKAALKALPESKESAVRELLSDMTKRGLLMRLKEGIYCIIPYEENPETFMPDWHLIAQYLVKDAKYYIGYYSALQIHNLITQPSLKEQIVVSKQMRPSEIKIKDITFQFIYHNENHFFGEKKIWIDDFNKVLCSDLEKTIVDCLFKPDYAGGIVEIARAIHETRDKINFKKLLDYTEKFKSQAVLKRLGFLLEMLEIDNEIVPELLIMKTASYVQLDTELPKSGKMISRWSIQQNLETETIKSAIYT, from the coding sequence ATGAGGCATAAATATATTTCTACACAATCTAATGAGATCCTTTCCTATTTCAATAGTAAGGATATGCTGTGTTTTGATTCTAAAGCAGCATTAAAAGCTTTGCCTGAATCAAAAGAAAGCGCGGTAAGGGAATTGCTTAGCGACATGACCAAAAGAGGGTTGTTAATGAGGCTAAAAGAGGGTATTTATTGTATAATACCCTATGAAGAAAACCCGGAAACTTTTATGCCTGACTGGCACTTAATCGCACAATACCTCGTGAAAGATGCGAAGTATTACATTGGCTACTACTCTGCCCTGCAAATCCACAACCTCATTACTCAACCTTCCCTTAAAGAGCAGATTGTTGTTTCAAAACAAATGAGGCCATCGGAAATTAAAATCAAAGACATCACATTTCAATTTATCTATCACAATGAAAACCATTTCTTCGGTGAAAAGAAAATTTGGATTGATGATTTTAATAAAGTGCTGTGTTCTGATTTAGAAAAAACTATAGTGGATTGTTTGTTCAAGCCGGACTATGCGGGAGGAATCGTCGAAATTGCTAGAGCAATACACGAAACGAGAGACAAAATTAACTTTAAAAAACTCTTAGATTATACCGAAAAATTTAAATCCCAAGCAGTTTTAAAACGACTGGGATTTCTCTTGGAAATGCTTGAAATTGACAATGAAATTGTTCCAGAGCTGTTGATTATGAAAACAGCCTCTTACGTACAGCTTGATACGGAATTGCCAAAATCGGGTAAAATGATAAGTCGTTGGAGTATTCAACAAAATTTAGAAACAGAAACAATTAAGTCAGCCATTTACACATGA
- a CDS encoding nucleotidyl transferase AbiEii/AbiGii toxin family protein has translation MIKPGEIQKKANQVGVRYQQIEKDYILSWILWGVANHEQLSKTVVFKGGTVLKKVYFEDYRFSEDLDFTLLNNEISNE, from the coding sequence ATGATCAAACCGGGCGAAATACAAAAGAAAGCAAACCAAGTTGGAGTTCGTTACCAACAAATCGAGAAAGATTACATTTTATCTTGGATACTTTGGGGGGTAGCAAATCACGAACAACTTTCAAAAACAGTAGTATTCAAAGGAGGAACAGTATTAAAGAAAGTCTATTTTGAAGATTATCGTTTCTCAGAAGATTTAGATTTTACATTACTAAATAACGAAATTTCAAACGAATAA
- a CDS encoding nucleotidyl transferase AbiEii/AbiGii toxin family protein, which produces MEYSDLEEYTLLCYTLEELLVEKLRCTMQRMQPRDYYDIWYLVEVEGMEVEYFTNEFRNKCISKQQNPDDFHKKLEQKLPQYKARWQKSMSDQIKDLPDFEQVEREVSRKIKNFMV; this is translated from the coding sequence ATAGAATACTCAGATTTAGAAGAATACACTTTACTATGTTATACTTTAGAAGAATTATTAGTAGAAAAATTACGTTGTACGATGCAACGTATGCAACCAAGAGATTACTATGATATTTGGTATTTAGTAGAAGTTGAAGGAATGGAGGTTGAATATTTTACGAATGAATTCCGAAATAAATGCATAAGCAAACAACAAAATCCGGATGATTTTCATAAAAAACTAGAACAAAAATTACCCCAATACAAAGCACGATGGCAAAAATCGATGAGTGATCAAATAAAAGATTTACCCGATTTTGAGCAAGTGGAAAGAGAAGTGAGTAGAAAGATTAAAAACTTTATGGTTTAA
- a CDS encoding type I restriction-modification system subunit M — protein sequence MTSTAQRAELLAKIWKIANEVRGAVDGWDFKQFVLGTLFYRYISENFTNYIEAGDDSIDYASLSDDVITPEIKDDAIKTKGYFIYPSQLYVNIAKTANTNPNLNTDLKNIFTAIESSANGYPSEEAIKGLFADFDTTSSRLGNTVENKNSRLASVLKGVEELNFGNFEDNKIDLFGDAYEILISNYAANAGKSGGEFFTPVHVSKLIAQLAMHKQEKVNKIYDPAAGSGSLLLQAKKHFDDHIIEEGFFGQEINHTTYNLARMNMFLHNVNYDKFNIALGDTLHHPHYIDDKPFDAIVSNPPYSIKWIGDDDPTLINDDRFAPAGVLAPKSKADFAFVLHALSYLSSKGRAAIVCFPGIFYRGGAEQKIRKYLVDNNFVETIISVAPNLFYGTSIAVTILVLSKHKTDTTTQFIDASGEDFFKKVTNNNMMTDTHIDKIMELFDSKVDVEHVAKSIDNTKIAENDYNLSVSSYVEPKDNRVKTNIVELNKEVTKTVIKIDKLRADIDTIINEIEA from the coding sequence ATGACAAGCACCGCACAAAGAGCAGAATTACTAGCCAAAATTTGGAAAATAGCCAACGAGGTTCGTGGGGCTGTAGATGGATGGGATTTCAAACAATTTGTATTAGGAACACTTTTCTATCGCTACATTAGTGAGAACTTTACGAATTATATAGAGGCTGGTGATGATAGCATTGATTACGCTAGCTTATCGGATGATGTAATTACACCAGAAATAAAAGATGATGCAATTAAAACAAAAGGATATTTTATCTATCCTAGTCAACTTTATGTAAATATTGCCAAAACGGCTAATACCAATCCAAACCTGAACACCGATTTAAAAAACATTTTTACAGCAATTGAAAGTTCTGCAAATGGGTATCCATCGGAAGAAGCTATAAAAGGTTTATTTGCTGATTTTGACACTACAAGTTCACGATTAGGGAATACAGTTGAAAATAAAAACAGCCGTTTAGCATCGGTTTTAAAAGGAGTTGAAGAACTAAATTTTGGTAATTTTGAAGACAATAAAATTGACCTTTTTGGGGATGCCTATGAAATTCTGATTTCAAATTATGCAGCTAATGCGGGTAAATCGGGTGGTGAGTTTTTTACACCTGTGCACGTGTCAAAGCTAATTGCACAATTAGCTATGCACAAACAAGAAAAAGTGAATAAAATTTATGATCCTGCAGCAGGTTCTGGATCTTTACTGCTGCAAGCCAAAAAACACTTCGATGACCATATCATTGAAGAAGGTTTCTTTGGACAAGAAATAAATCATACTACTTATAACTTGGCTCGTATGAACATGTTTTTACACAACGTCAACTACGACAAGTTTAATATAGCTTTAGGTGATACACTTCATCATCCTCACTATATTGATGACAAACCTTTTGATGCTATTGTATCCAATCCTCCTTATTCGATAAAATGGATTGGAGATGATGACCCAACACTGATAAATGATGACCGTTTTGCACCTGCTGGCGTACTAGCTCCTAAATCAAAAGCAGATTTTGCATTTGTTCTGCATGCACTAAGTTATCTTTCCAGTAAAGGAAGGGCAGCTATAGTTTGTTTTCCTGGTATTTTTTACCGTGGTGGTGCGGAACAAAAAATTAGAAAGTATTTAGTGGATAATAATTTTGTAGAAACTATCATCTCTGTAGCGCCTAATTTGTTTTATGGAACTTCTATAGCGGTTACAATTCTGGTACTTTCAAAACATAAGACTGATACTACTACACAATTTATTGATGCAAGTGGTGAAGATTTCTTCAAGAAGGTTACCAACAACAATATGATGACCGATACACATATTGATAAAATAATGGAGTTATTTGATAGTAAGGTCGATGTAGAACATGTTGCAAAATCAATCGACAATACTAAAATTGCTGAAAACGATTATAACCTATCAGTAAGTTCTTATGTAGAACCGAAAGACAATCGAGTAAAAACTAACATAGTTGAATTGAACAAAGAAGTTACTAAAACAGTAATCAAAATAGATAAACTCCGTGCTGATATTGATACAATTATAAACGAAATTGAAGCATGA
- a CDS encoding restriction endonuclease subunit S: protein MSYLEKLLNGVEVEWKTVDDIFYIKNGYTPSKSSQEYWTNGTNPWFRMEDIRKNGRVLSDSIQHVSDSAVKGQLIPENSLLMSTTATIGEHALVLVPYLTNQQITNFSLKTSFIDKVSIKYLFYCFFDFGKWCIENANKNGGLSIIGTNKLKEYTIAIPSLEIQQKIVAILDSFTELTAELTAELTAELTARKMQYSYYREKLYTFDKNKVQHLPMDDESIGVFQRGKRFVKTDLISEGVPVIHYGEMYTHYGTWADKTKSFLSEELVKNKNLRVANKGDVVIVAAGETIEDIGMGTAWLGDEGVVVHDACFSYKTTLNPKFVAYFTRTKQFHDQIKKHISSGKISAINANGLGKAIIPVPSKEEQERVVSILDKFDVLTNSISEGLPKEIELRKKQYEYYRDLLLTFPKNNLE from the coding sequence ATGAGTTATTTAGAAAAATTATTAAACGGTGTGGAAGTTGAATGGAAAACTGTAGATGATATTTTTTATATTAAAAATGGTTATACGCCTTCTAAATCAAGTCAAGAATATTGGACTAACGGAACAAATCCTTGGTTTCGTATGGAAGATATTCGTAAAAATGGTAGAGTACTTTCGGATTCTATACAGCATGTTTCAGATTCAGCAGTTAAAGGACAACTCATTCCTGAAAACTCTTTATTAATGTCTACAACCGCAACAATAGGTGAACATGCATTAGTCTTGGTGCCTTACTTAACAAATCAACAAATAACAAACTTTTCATTAAAAACATCATTCATAGATAAGGTCAGCATCAAGTATCTTTTTTATTGTTTTTTTGATTTTGGAAAATGGTGTATTGAGAATGCCAATAAAAATGGAGGCTTAAGTATTATTGGAACAAATAAGTTAAAAGAATATACTATCGCTATTCCATCTTTAGAAATACAACAAAAAATAGTTGCAATTCTTGATTCATTTACGGAGCTTACAGCGGAGCTTACAGCGGAGCTTACAGCGGAGCTTACAGCTCGTAAAATGCAATATAGTTATTATAGAGAGAAATTGTACACCTTTGATAAAAACAAAGTACAACATTTACCAATGGATGATGAAAGTATTGGAGTGTTTCAAAGGGGTAAACGCTTTGTAAAAACTGATTTGATTTCTGAAGGAGTTCCTGTTATTCATTATGGCGAAATGTATACACATTACGGAACTTGGGCAGATAAAACAAAATCCTTTTTGAGTGAAGAACTAGTTAAAAATAAAAATCTACGGGTTGCCAATAAAGGTGATGTTGTCATAGTAGCAGCAGGTGAAACTATCGAAGATATCGGAATGGGAACGGCTTGGTTAGGTGACGAAGGTGTAGTTGTTCATGATGCATGTTTTTCATATAAAACAACATTAAACCCAAAGTTTGTGGCTTATTTTACACGCACAAAACAATTCCATGATCAAATTAAAAAACACATTTCTTCCGGTAAAATTTCTGCTATCAATGCAAATGGTTTAGGTAAAGCAATAATTCCAGTTCCTTCAAAAGAAGAACAAGAACGTGTAGTTTCTATTCTAGACAAATTTGATGTTTTAACTAATTCTATAAGTGAAGGTCTGCCAAAAGAAATAGAATTAAGAAAAAAACAATACGAGTATTATAGAGACTTGTTACTAACATTTCCTAAGAACAATCTAGAATAA